The proteins below come from a single Dermatophilaceae bacterium Soc4.6 genomic window:
- a CDS encoding CBS domain-containing protein, which produces MKISDVLRSKGDGVITIRPDDSVAHLLAVLDEHGIGAVVVSDDGQQVGGIVSERDVVRHLHRTGPDVVQGPVSAIMTSDVTTCDADDDVEALARTMTELRIRHLPVTVDGHLHAIVSIGDIVKVRIDSLQSERDQLVGYIQQ; this is translated from the coding sequence ATGAAGATCTCCGACGTGCTACGCAGCAAGGGTGACGGTGTCATCACGATCCGTCCCGACGACTCGGTCGCGCACCTGCTGGCCGTGCTCGACGAGCACGGGATCGGCGCCGTGGTGGTCAGTGACGACGGGCAGCAGGTGGGGGGCATCGTCAGCGAGCGCGACGTCGTGCGCCACCTGCACCGCACCGGCCCCGACGTGGTGCAGGGCCCGGTCTCGGCGATCATGACGAGCGACGTGACCACCTGCGACGCCGACGACGACGTCGAGGCGCTCGCGCGCACGATGACCGAGCTGCGCATCCGGCACCTGCCGGTGACGGTGGACGGCCACCTGCACGCGATCGTGAGCATCGGCGACATCGTCAAGGTGCGCATCGACTCCCTGCAGTCCGAGCGCGACCAGCTCGTGGGCTACATCCAGCAGTGA
- a CDS encoding XRE family transcriptional regulator: MKDASSRPSTISSALDLVGPRLRKVRQQRGVTLTSVAERTGISKSTLSRLENGQRKPSLELLLPLAQVYRVPLDDLVGAPDVGDPRIQLKAKRVNGRTVLPLTRHPDGIQAWKIIIPTTQSKPRLRTHDGYEWLYVLTGRMRLLQGERDLVLGPGEAAEFDTQTPHWFGSTGEEPAEVLSIFGRPGERIQSPARSRAT; encoded by the coding sequence GTGAAGGACGCCTCGAGCAGACCATCGACCATCAGCTCCGCCCTGGACTTAGTGGGGCCGCGGCTGCGCAAGGTGCGCCAGCAGCGCGGCGTGACCCTGACCTCCGTGGCCGAGCGGACCGGGATCTCCAAGAGCACGCTGTCCCGGCTGGAGAACGGCCAGCGCAAGCCCAGCCTCGAGCTGCTCCTGCCGCTGGCGCAGGTCTACCGCGTGCCGCTCGACGACCTCGTGGGCGCCCCCGACGTGGGCGACCCCCGCATCCAGCTCAAGGCCAAACGGGTGAACGGACGCACGGTCCTGCCGCTCACCCGGCACCCGGACGGGATCCAGGCGTGGAAGATCATCATCCCCACCACCCAGTCCAAACCCAGGCTGCGCACCCACGACGGCTACGAGTGGCTGTACGTCCTGACGGGACGGATGCGCCTGCTGCAGGGTGAGCGAGACCTGGTGCTCGGTCCCGGCGAGGCCGCAGAGTTCGACACCCAGACGCCGCACTGGTTCGGCAGCACCGGCGAGGAGCCGGCGGAGGTCCTGAGCATCTTCGGCCGCCCCGGTGAGCGCATCCAGAGTCCAGCCAGGTCGCGGGCGACGTGA
- a CDS encoding NAD(P)/FAD-dependent oxidoreductase, translating to MNTYDVLVIGGGAAGLSASLVLSRARRNVLVVDAGAPRNAPAANMHGFLSRDGMPPAELLAAGREEVSGYGATITAGTVTELVHCAASGFQALLADGQRVKARKVLVTTGLRDELPDLPGLEQRWARDVLHCPYCHGWEVRDQQLGVLWNGPDSVRYAQIVRQWTDDLVLFLPGDTLTPADRSQLVARAIGVVEGDVERVVVHDDRLTAVAMVDGRSIPRQALFVPPRMVPHDALLTGVGCQVDDQGWVVTGPNGATSVPGLWVAGNVTNARAQVITAAGEGSATAIAINTGLVSDDVRTAVTYFNQGFPV from the coding sequence ATGAACACCTACGACGTCCTGGTCATCGGCGGCGGGGCCGCCGGCCTCTCCGCATCACTGGTCCTGTCCCGAGCGAGGCGCAACGTCCTGGTCGTGGACGCCGGCGCACCGCGCAACGCTCCCGCCGCCAACATGCACGGCTTCCTGTCCCGAGACGGCATGCCGCCCGCTGAGCTGCTTGCGGCCGGGCGGGAAGAAGTCAGCGGCTACGGCGCGACCATCACCGCGGGCACCGTGACCGAGCTCGTCCACTGCGCCGCGTCAGGATTCCAGGCCCTCCTTGCTGATGGACAGCGGGTCAAGGCGCGCAAGGTCCTGGTCACCACCGGCCTGCGCGACGAGCTGCCCGACCTTCCCGGGCTCGAGCAACGGTGGGCCAGGGACGTGCTGCACTGTCCCTACTGCCACGGCTGGGAGGTGCGCGACCAGCAGCTCGGTGTGCTGTGGAACGGCCCGGACAGCGTGCGCTACGCCCAGATCGTGCGGCAGTGGACCGATGACCTGGTCCTCTTCCTCCCCGGTGACACCCTCACGCCGGCCGACCGTTCCCAGCTGGTCGCGCGGGCCATCGGCGTGGTCGAGGGAGACGTCGAACGCGTTGTCGTGCACGACGACCGGCTGACCGCGGTGGCGATGGTCGACGGACGCAGCATCCCCCGACAGGCTCTCTTCGTCCCCCCGCGCATGGTCCCCCACGACGCCCTCCTGACCGGCGTCGGCTGCCAGGTCGACGACCAGGGGTGGGTCGTCACCGGACCCAACGGCGCGACCAGCGTCCCCGGCCTGTGGGTCGCCGGCAACGTCACCAACGCCCGCGCGCAGGTCATCACCGCCGCCGGCGAAGGCTCAGCCACAGCCATCGCCATCAACACCGGCCTCGTCAGCGACGACGTCCGCACCGCCGTCACCTACTTCAACCAAGGCTTCCCCGTCTGA
- a CDS encoding excisionase family DNA-binding protein, with protein MQSTPRRSYESIAAAADRTGVSTRTLRRRIADGSLRAYRLGPRIIRLDAAEVDRLMVPVPTA; from the coding sequence ATGCAGAGCACGCCACGCAGGTCGTACGAGTCGATCGCCGCAGCCGCAGACCGCACGGGGGTCAGCACGCGCACCCTCCGACGACGCATCGCTGACGGCTCCCTAAGGGCCTACCGGCTCGGCCCCCGCATCATCCGGCTCGACGCCGCCGAGGTCGACCGGCTCATGGTCCCCGTGCCCACGGCCTGA
- a CDS encoding YciI family protein: MTEYLITFNDEWVPDHTEDEIKAKGVAAKSVVHAMQEQGVLIFSNGGLDRDTAICSVVAQDGKPVFTDGPFVETKEHLGGFCVVDVPDDETARYWAGRLAVALDWPQEVHRFRGAGMARHDVSGTV, encoded by the coding sequence ATGACGGAGTACCTGATTACCTTTAACGACGAGTGGGTGCCGGATCACACGGAGGACGAGATCAAGGCCAAGGGGGTCGCCGCCAAGTCGGTGGTGCACGCGATGCAGGAGCAGGGTGTCCTGATTTTTAGTAACGGCGGCCTCGACCGCGACACCGCGATCTGCAGCGTTGTGGCGCAGGATGGCAAGCCCGTCTTCACCGACGGTCCCTTCGTCGAGACGAAGGAGCACCTCGGCGGCTTTTGCGTTGTGGACGTCCCGGACGACGAGACGGCTCGGTACTGGGCCGGACGGCTCGCCGTTGCCCTCGACTGGCCGCAGGAGGTCCACCGGTTCCGCGGGGCGGGGATGGCCCGCCACGACGTCTCCGGGACGGTGTGA
- a CDS encoding transglycosylase family protein, producing MQHYSSKHALPATVTRRVKARLAGVGIAGASALVGGTALASTASAASVWDSVAACESGGNWAINTGNGFYGGLQFTNSTWLGYGGGAYAPRADLASKSAQITIAQRTLASQGPGAWPVCSVRAGLTRSNGGASSSVAVAAAPAPVRVAAPSTSRTATRAPAAVAPRASTKAPVRTTAPISSPPTTTAKPGKLFTVKSGDSLSKLAAANKVAGGWQTLWALNAKTVSNPNLIFVGQQLHLPA from the coding sequence ATGCAGCACTACTCGTCCAAGCACGCCCTGCCCGCCACCGTCACCCGCCGCGTCAAGGCCCGCCTCGCCGGGGTCGGCATCGCCGGCGCCTCGGCCCTCGTCGGAGGCACCGCCCTCGCCTCGACGGCGAGCGCCGCCTCCGTGTGGGACTCCGTCGCCGCCTGCGAGAGCGGTGGCAACTGGGCCATCAACACGGGCAACGGCTTCTACGGCGGCCTGCAGTTCACCAACTCGACGTGGCTCGGCTACGGCGGCGGCGCCTACGCCCCCCGCGCCGACCTCGCGTCGAAGTCCGCGCAGATCACCATCGCCCAGCGCACCCTGGCCAGCCAGGGCCCGGGCGCGTGGCCGGTCTGCTCGGTCAGGGCCGGCCTGACCCGGAGCAACGGCGGGGCCTCCTCGAGCGTCGCCGTCGCCGCCGCACCCGCTCCGGTCCGCGTCGCCGCCCCGTCGACGTCGCGCACCGCCACCCGGGCCCCGGCCGCCGTCGCTCCCCGGGCAAGCACCAAGGCGCCGGTCCGCACTACGGCCCCCATCTCGTCGCCTCCGACCACGACGGCCAAGCCCGGCAAGCTCTTCACCGTCAAGTCCGGTGACAGCCTGAGCAAGCTCGCGGCCGCCAACAAGGTCGCCGGCGGCTGGCAGACCCTCTGGGCGCTCAACGCCAAGACGGTCAGCAACCCCAACCTCATCTTCGTGGGGCAGCAGCTGCACCTCCCGGCCTGA
- a CDS encoding tyrosine-type recombinase/integrase — MRRLPSKRWQASYIGPDLARHFAPSTYASKGDAEGWLGAERGRISADSWAPPGSRRVESPVVTFEAFAAEWVANRPLKPRTREGYNHLLRGYLVPAFGAAPMTTISPTIVRRWWRGMDPTTPTINARAYALLRAIFSTAVEEEVVASSPCRIRGASISPRVVEIRPATVAELETIVAGLPANRQAVALLCAWCALRIGEALELRRGDLDLPRGQLTVGRAVSWLEGGPVVGTPKSRAGMRTVAIPPHITDALARHLAEFVGPEKDALLFTARDGTSHLQPSVFQGAWRKARAAAGREDLRVHDLRHTGATMAAMTGATLAELQQRLGHSSVNAALRYQHAAKGRDAEIAKALSVLAGYSGPTA; from the coding sequence GTGCGCCGGCTGCCCTCCAAGCGGTGGCAGGCGAGCTACATCGGCCCCGATCTCGCTCGGCACTTCGCGCCGAGCACCTACGCCAGCAAGGGTGACGCCGAGGGCTGGCTGGGAGCCGAGCGAGGCCGGATCAGTGCCGACTCCTGGGCGCCGCCCGGGTCCCGACGGGTGGAGTCGCCCGTAGTGACGTTCGAGGCGTTCGCTGCCGAGTGGGTGGCCAACCGTCCCCTCAAGCCGCGGACCCGTGAAGGCTACAACCATCTGCTGCGCGGCTATCTGGTTCCGGCCTTCGGGGCGGCCCCGATGACGACGATCAGCCCGACCATCGTCCGACGCTGGTGGCGGGGGATGGACCCGACGACCCCGACGATCAATGCCCGGGCCTACGCCCTGCTGCGGGCGATCTTCTCGACCGCGGTGGAGGAGGAGGTGGTGGCCAGCAGCCCCTGCCGGATCCGGGGGGCAAGCATCTCGCCTCGAGTCGTGGAGATCCGCCCGGCCACCGTTGCTGAGCTCGAGACCATCGTGGCCGGCCTCCCGGCGAACCGGCAGGCCGTCGCCCTGCTCTGTGCCTGGTGCGCCCTGCGGATCGGGGAGGCACTCGAGCTGCGCCGGGGCGACCTCGACCTGCCCCGAGGCCAGCTGACGGTCGGCCGGGCCGTCTCGTGGCTGGAGGGCGGCCCCGTCGTCGGGACGCCGAAGTCGCGGGCCGGGATGAGGACGGTGGCCATCCCGCCGCACATCACGGACGCCCTGGCTCGTCACCTGGCCGAGTTCGTCGGTCCGGAGAAGGACGCGCTCCTCTTCACGGCGCGGGACGGCACCTCGCACCTGCAGCCCTCGGTCTTCCAGGGCGCCTGGCGCAAGGCCCGAGCGGCTGCGGGACGGGAGGACCTGCGCGTCCACGATCTCCGGCACACCGGCGCGACGATGGCGGCGATGACCGGGGCGACCCTGGCCGAGCTCCAGCAACGGCTCGGCCACTCGAGCGTGAATGCCGCCCTGCGGTATCAGCACGCAGCGAAGGGTCGGGACGCCGAGATCGCCAAGGCCCTGTCGGTGCTCGCCGGCTATTCGGGGCCGACCGCGTAA
- a CDS encoding type II toxin-antitoxin system RelE/ParE family toxin, with protein MIRSFGNTMTERLWSRERTRRLDPRIERTALRKLVIVDAAETLDDLRVPPGNRLEALRGDRSGQHSIRINQQWRVCFAWTPAGPENVEIVDDH; from the coding sequence GTGATCAGGTCGTTCGGCAACACCATGACCGAACGTCTCTGGTCGCGAGAGCGCACCAGGAGGCTCGACCCGCGGATCGAGCGGACCGCCTTACGCAAGCTCGTCATCGTGGACGCTGCCGAGACCCTCGATGACCTGCGGGTCCCCCCTGGCAATCGGCTCGAAGCCCTGCGAGGAGACCGGAGCGGTCAACACAGCATCCGCATCAACCAGCAGTGGCGGGTCTGCTTCGCGTGGACGCCTGCCGGACCTGAGAACGTCGAGATCGTCGACGACCACTGA
- a CDS encoding trehalose-6-phosphate synthase, which yields MPRRYDLVIAANRLPVDRILHEDGSHTWGRSPGGLVTAMDSVMRGRDGAWVGWAGEPGDAPAPFSEGGMFLRPVPLSATEVCDYYEGFANDTLWPIYHDVIVQASFHREWWRSYVAVNRRFAEAVAEVAADGATVWVQDYQLQLVPRMVRDLRPDVRIGWFNHIPFPPVELFAQLPWRRGILEGLIGADFLGFQRVGDAENFVRACRQLLRASTKKDTVTVRLPEGGTHTVRAAAVPISIDFAGLEALARTPEVRERAAELRRQLGDPEVLMLGVDRLDYTKGIRHRLKAYEELLQDGVVSPPQVTLVQVATPSRERVDSYRDLRTQVETTVGRINGEYGAIGSPAVHYIHHTQPLEEMAALYLAADVMLVTPLRDGMNLVAKEYVTCRSDLGGALVLSEFTGAYHELHQAFVCNPHDIEGLKQTIVKAIHTPDKDKRRIMRSLRRRVADNDVQRWASRFLEALEAAPLRPSRYEQLARDEEAVDQERYAGEDRREAARLASAREKRA from the coding sequence GTGCCTCGGCGCTACGACCTCGTCATCGCGGCCAACCGCCTTCCCGTCGACCGCATCCTCCACGAGGACGGCTCCCACACGTGGGGCCGCAGCCCCGGCGGCCTCGTCACCGCGATGGACTCGGTGATGAGAGGCCGCGATGGCGCCTGGGTCGGCTGGGCCGGTGAGCCGGGTGACGCGCCGGCGCCGTTCAGCGAGGGCGGGATGTTCCTGCGGCCGGTGCCGCTGTCGGCCACCGAGGTGTGCGACTACTACGAGGGCTTCGCCAACGACACCCTGTGGCCGATCTACCACGACGTCATCGTCCAGGCCTCCTTCCACCGCGAATGGTGGCGCTCCTACGTCGCGGTCAACCGCCGCTTCGCCGAGGCGGTCGCCGAGGTCGCGGCCGACGGCGCCACCGTGTGGGTGCAGGACTACCAGCTGCAGCTCGTGCCCCGGATGGTGCGCGACCTGCGGCCCGACGTGCGGATCGGGTGGTTCAACCACATCCCCTTCCCGCCGGTCGAGCTCTTCGCGCAGCTGCCGTGGCGGCGCGGCATCCTCGAGGGGCTCATCGGCGCCGACTTCCTCGGCTTCCAGCGCGTCGGCGACGCGGAGAACTTCGTGCGGGCCTGTCGTCAGCTGCTGCGAGCGAGCACCAAGAAGGACACGGTCACCGTGCGCCTGCCCGAGGGCGGCACCCACACGGTGCGCGCCGCGGCCGTGCCGATCTCGATCGACTTCGCGGGCCTCGAGGCCCTCGCCCGCACCCCGGAGGTGCGCGAGCGGGCGGCCGAGCTGCGCCGCCAGCTCGGCGACCCCGAGGTGCTCATGCTCGGGGTCGACCGGCTCGACTACACCAAGGGCATCCGGCACCGCCTCAAGGCCTATGAAGAGCTGCTGCAGGACGGCGTCGTCTCGCCGCCCCAGGTCACCCTCGTGCAGGTGGCGACGCCGAGTCGCGAGCGGGTCGACTCCTACCGCGACCTGCGCACCCAGGTCGAGACCACCGTGGGCCGGATCAACGGCGAGTACGGCGCGATCGGGTCACCCGCCGTCCACTACATCCACCACACGCAGCCGCTGGAGGAGATGGCGGCGCTCTACCTCGCCGCCGACGTCATGCTCGTCACCCCCCTGCGTGACGGGATGAACCTCGTGGCCAAGGAGTACGTCACCTGCCGTTCGGACCTCGGCGGAGCCCTCGTCCTGTCGGAGTTCACCGGCGCGTACCACGAGCTGCACCAGGCCTTCGTCTGCAACCCGCACGACATCGAGGGGCTCAAGCAGACCATCGTCAAGGCCATCCACACCCCCGACAAGGACAAGCGACGGATCATGCGCTCACTGCGTCGGCGCGTCGCCGACAACGACGTGCAGCGGTGGGCCTCACGCTTCCTCGAGGCGCTCGAGGCGGCCCCCCTGCGCCCCAGCCGGTACGAGCAGCTCGCCCGCGACGAGGAGGCCGTCGACCAGGAGCGGTATGCCGGTGAGGACCGTCGTGAGGCAGCTCGCCTCGCCTCGGCCCGGGAGAAGCGCGCATGA
- a CDS encoding YciI family protein has translation MARYLLSVYGPAEPTTFGTYPSREEMLEAFADTGAFNDRLQSEGRLVFADGLEQASTATTVDGRGERPTFTDGPYLETKEHLGGFWVIEAADLDEALALATEGSKACRGAVEVRPFQTAESVRALTEG, from the coding sequence GTGGCGAGATACCTGCTGTCCGTCTACGGACCCGCGGAGCCCACCACGTTCGGCACCTATCCCTCGCGCGAGGAGATGCTCGAGGCGTTCGCCGACACCGGCGCCTTCAACGACAGGCTGCAGAGCGAAGGGCGCCTTGTCTTCGCCGACGGCCTGGAGCAGGCGTCGACCGCGACGACCGTGGACGGACGGGGCGAGCGGCCGACCTTTACCGACGGTCCCTACCTGGAGACCAAGGAGCATCTCGGGGGCTTCTGGGTCATCGAGGCCGCTGACCTCGATGAGGCCCTGGCGCTGGCCACCGAAGGGTCCAAGGCGTGTCGCGGGGCGGTCGAGGTGCGCCCTTTCCAGACCGCCGAGTCCGTCCGTGCCCTGACCGAGGGCTAA
- a CDS encoding serine/threonine-protein kinase, which yields MTAHARHPGRGDETAPEPRQHERLGPYRLLQRLGEGGMGVVHLALDPAGRAVAVKVLRPHIAYDPEARSRLEREVETLTRVRDERVAAVIDADIFGDRPYLVTRYVPGPSLDEVVREHGPLPGADLHRLARGLVDALEAIHAVGVVHRDLKPGNVLLEDGEPVLIDFGIAHVADDVRLTSVGLVMGTPGYLSPEVVAGGAVTEATDWWGWAATLTYAASARPPFGRGPMDVVLDRVRRGESDLTGVDPRLRPLLEAALSPDPRWRPPVAEVVRALGAYAAGRPATVALPAGSATAAYDGWSRGAELGVEAGGGSGAGWATQTSALPASEPPWVAAGQWPAPERRRSAGEEEGSEEGFDEGFDEGFDEVRGGGETVERDPRIGRPMRTGTLVAAAAVLAAAAMSWPGIVVLAVGLWGWVARFSDRTVSALVVRRFERGRRRSDVPRAVAASPWHLLVSGVRAVVALALPALVAVAGVVCAALALGAAGSATSGTSVSPRQLVGPALAAGFLVGALVAWWGPGGASLRRGSRSVARTLVPAGAVTQVVVAALLVGVTVLAVLALLHPGQVSWAPWSGDPLSGLLPT from the coding sequence ATGACGGCGCACGCCCGCCACCCGGGCCGAGGTGACGAGACGGCTCCCGAGCCGCGCCAGCACGAGCGGCTCGGGCCCTATCGGCTGCTCCAGCGCCTCGGCGAGGGCGGGATGGGAGTCGTCCACCTCGCGCTCGACCCCGCCGGGCGGGCGGTCGCGGTCAAGGTGCTGCGGCCCCACATCGCCTACGACCCCGAGGCCCGCTCGCGGCTCGAGCGCGAGGTCGAGACGCTCACCCGGGTGCGCGACGAGCGGGTCGCCGCGGTGATCGACGCCGACATCTTCGGCGACCGGCCCTATCTCGTGACCCGCTACGTGCCCGGCCCCTCCCTCGACGAGGTCGTCCGCGAGCACGGCCCCCTGCCCGGAGCCGACCTGCACCGGCTGGCCCGCGGCCTCGTCGACGCGCTCGAGGCGATCCACGCGGTGGGGGTCGTGCACCGCGACCTCAAGCCCGGCAACGTGCTGCTCGAGGACGGCGAGCCCGTGCTCATCGACTTCGGCATCGCCCACGTCGCCGACGACGTGCGCCTGACCAGCGTCGGCCTCGTGATGGGCACCCCGGGCTACCTCTCGCCCGAGGTCGTCGCGGGGGGCGCCGTCACCGAGGCCACCGACTGGTGGGGCTGGGCCGCCACCCTCACGTATGCCGCGTCCGCCCGCCCACCCTTCGGTCGCGGCCCGATGGATGTCGTCCTCGACCGCGTGCGCCGCGGCGAGAGCGACCTGACGGGGGTCGACCCCCGGCTCCGGCCGCTGCTCGAGGCCGCCCTCTCGCCCGACCCGCGGTGGCGGCCACCGGTGGCCGAGGTCGTCAGGGCGCTCGGGGCGTATGCCGCCGGGAGACCCGCGACGGTGGCCCTGCCGGCGGGGTCGGCGACGGCGGCATACGACGGGTGGTCGCGTGGGGCAGAGCTTGGTGTCGAGGCTGGTGGCGGCTCGGGTGCCGGATGGGCGACGCAGACGTCGGCGCTGCCGGCCAGTGAGCCACCGTGGGTGGCGGCGGGGCAGTGGCCGGCGCCCGAGCGGCGTCGGTCGGCGGGGGAGGAGGAGGGATCTGAGGAGGGCTTCGACGAGGGCTTCGACGAGGGTTTCGACGAGGTCCGGGGTGGGGGCGAGACGGTGGAGCGCGACCCCCGCATCGGCCGCCCGATGCGCACCGGCACCCTCGTCGCTGCGGCCGCGGTGCTCGCGGCCGCCGCGATGAGCTGGCCGGGCATCGTCGTGCTGGCCGTCGGGCTCTGGGGCTGGGTGGCGCGCTTCAGCGACCGCACGGTCTCCGCCTTGGTGGTGCGCCGGTTCGAGCGCGGGCGCCGACGCTCCGACGTGCCACGCGCCGTCGCCGCCAGCCCGTGGCACCTGCTGGTGTCAGGGGTGCGGGCGGTGGTGGCGCTCGCGCTGCCGGCCCTCGTCGCGGTCGCCGGTGTGGTCTGTGCGGCCCTGGCCCTCGGGGCCGCCGGGTCCGCCACGTCAGGCACGTCGGTTTCACCCCGCCAGCTCGTCGGACCGGCGCTCGCGGCAGGGTTCCTCGTTGGGGCGCTGGTCGCCTGGTGGGGGCCGGGCGGGGCGTCGCTGCGCCGCGGGTCGAGGTCGGTCGCACGCACTCTGGTGCCGGCAGGAGCGGTCACCCAGGTGGTGGTCGCGGCGCTGCTGGTCGGTGTGACGGTGCTGGCCGTGCTGGCCCTGCTGCACCCGGGGCAGGTCTCGTGGGCGCCGTGGTCGGGCGACCCGCTGAGCGGTCTGCTGCCGACCTGA
- a CDS encoding HigA family addiction module antitoxin, whose translation MTTIAPIHPGEILLEDFLTPLGVTQHHLAISISVPPRRINEIVHGKRRISADTALRLARYFGTSDRFWLNLQTRYDLEIEKDHLGTDLEQIRPLQSA comes from the coding sequence ATGACGACCATCGCGCCGATCCACCCCGGAGAGATCCTCCTGGAGGACTTCCTGACCCCGCTCGGGGTGACCCAGCACCACCTGGCGATCTCCATCAGCGTCCCGCCACGCCGCATCAACGAGATCGTCCACGGAAAGAGGCGGATCAGCGCCGACACCGCACTGCGGCTGGCCCGCTACTTCGGCACCAGCGACCGGTTCTGGCTCAACCTGCAGACCCGCTACGACCTCGAGATCGAGAAGGACCACCTCGGCACTGACCTGGAACAGATCCGTCCTCTTCAGAGCGCCTGA
- a CDS encoding sigma-70 family RNA polymerase sigma factor: MLSADVEEALTRVHHQEWGRVVARLARRFGDLDIAEDAAAEAFTGAAERWPGDGIPPNPGGWLTTTATRKAIDRLRRESQRDAKHQAALMIHHDTPAAPTGPVEDDRLRLVFTCCHPALAMEARVALTLRLLGGLTVAEIARAFFVQETTMAQRLTRAKAKIAAAHIPYRVPSAADLRERVAGVLAVVYLVFNEGYLTGEGTAAVRVDLTDEAIRLGRLLRDLLPNDGEVTGLLALMLLTDARRAARVSPTGELVTLDEQDRGAWDAALIAEGRALVDERLRVVAAGGERPGRYQLLAAINTVHTDAESARDTNWSRIVALYDAIVRLDPSPVVRLNRAVALAELDGPLVGLAEVDRLDDALDGYHAFHVARAELLRSLGRSSEARTAYNRAIDLTGNPAERAHLARRRDQLVSAGPPSGRR; encoded by the coding sequence GTGCTCTCTGCGGACGTCGAGGAGGCGCTCACCCGGGTTCACCACCAGGAGTGGGGGCGGGTGGTCGCCCGGCTCGCCCGCCGATTCGGCGACCTCGACATTGCCGAGGACGCAGCCGCCGAGGCGTTTACTGGGGCCGCCGAGCGCTGGCCAGGCGACGGCATACCGCCCAACCCTGGCGGCTGGCTCACCACCACCGCGACGCGCAAAGCGATCGACCGGCTCCGCCGCGAGTCCCAACGCGACGCCAAGCACCAGGCGGCCCTGATGATCCACCACGACACCCCCGCCGCGCCGACGGGCCCGGTCGAGGACGACCGGCTGAGGCTGGTCTTCACCTGCTGCCACCCGGCGTTGGCCATGGAGGCCCGTGTGGCCCTGACGCTGCGCCTGCTCGGGGGGCTCACGGTCGCCGAGATCGCCCGCGCCTTCTTCGTGCAGGAGACGACGATGGCCCAACGGCTGACCCGGGCCAAGGCCAAGATCGCAGCGGCGCACATCCCCTACCGCGTCCCCTCGGCGGCCGACCTCCGCGAGCGGGTCGCCGGCGTCCTTGCCGTCGTCTACCTCGTCTTCAACGAGGGCTACCTCACCGGTGAAGGCACCGCCGCCGTTCGCGTCGACCTCACGGACGAGGCGATCCGTCTCGGCCGACTGCTTCGCGACCTGCTCCCGAACGACGGCGAGGTGACCGGGCTGCTCGCCCTGATGCTCCTGACTGACGCCCGGCGAGCGGCGCGGGTCTCTCCCACCGGCGAACTAGTAACGCTCGACGAGCAGGACCGGGGGGCCTGGGACGCTGCCCTCATCGCCGAGGGCAGGGCGCTGGTCGACGAGCGGCTGCGGGTCGTCGCGGCCGGAGGTGAGCGGCCGGGTCGCTACCAACTGCTGGCCGCGATCAACACGGTGCACACCGACGCCGAGTCCGCACGCGACACCAACTGGTCACGCATCGTCGCCCTCTACGACGCGATCGTGCGCCTCGACCCGTCGCCGGTGGTCCGCCTCAACCGGGCCGTCGCGCTCGCCGAGCTCGACGGACCACTGGTCGGCCTAGCCGAGGTCGACCGCCTCGATGACGCCCTCGACGGCTACCACGCCTTCCACGTCGCCCGGGCGGAGTTGTTACGCAGTCTCGGTCGCAGCAGCGAGGCGCGGACGGCATACAACCGCGCCATCGACCTGACCGGCAACCCGGCAGAGCGGGCCCACCTCGCCCGCCGACGCGATCAGCTCGTCAGCGCAGGTCCTCCGAGCGGGCGACGCTGA